In the genome of Photobacterium sp. TY1-4, one region contains:
- the xni gene encoding flap endonuclease Xni gives MSIHLVIIDALNLIRRVHAAQPGEPDVQNTARVCCQALSKIINVSQPSHIVAVFDHEGDDRGWRAELLPHYKEGRKPMPPELQAGMDVIQDAFMALGVDSLLSDGDEADDLIATLALKVADRGQQVTIVSTDKGYCQLLRPTLRIRDYFQQRWLDSRFIEQEFGVRPEQLSDYWGLAGISTSKIPGVPGIGPKAAVELLSNYPNLEAILAADDLPAKWQKKIDAHREQAMICKQVAALKTELQLGFNLQDIRFQQAVTSSANTA, from the coding sequence ATGTCTATCCACCTTGTCATCATTGATGCCCTGAACCTGATCCGCCGTGTCCATGCCGCCCAGCCGGGTGAGCCGGATGTCCAGAATACCGCCCGGGTGTGCTGCCAGGCCCTGAGCAAAATCATCAATGTCAGCCAGCCGAGCCATATTGTTGCCGTCTTCGATCATGAGGGCGACGATCGGGGCTGGCGGGCCGAACTGCTGCCGCATTACAAGGAAGGCCGCAAACCGATGCCACCCGAGCTTCAGGCCGGGATGGATGTGATCCAGGATGCCTTTATGGCCCTCGGCGTCGATTCGCTGCTCTCGGACGGGGACGAAGCCGACGACCTGATTGCCACCCTGGCGCTGAAAGTGGCCGACCGCGGCCAGCAAGTCACCATCGTCTCGACCGACAAAGGCTACTGCCAGTTGCTGCGCCCGACCCTGCGGATCCGCGATTACTTCCAGCAACGCTGGCTCGACAGCCGGTTTATCGAACAAGAATTTGGCGTGCGCCCCGAGCAGCTGAGTGACTACTGGGGGCTGGCCGGGATCAGCACCAGCAAAATTCCCGGCGTCCCCGGGATCGGCCCCAAAGCCGCCGTCGAGCTGCTCAGCAATTATCCTAATTTAGAAGCCATCCTGGCCGCCGACGATCTCCCGGCCAAGTGGCAGAAAAAAATCGACGCTCATCGTGAACAGGCGATGATCTGCAAACAGGTTGCTGCGCTGAAAACCGAGCTGCAACTGGGGTTCAACCTGCAGGATATCCGCTTTCAGCAGGCCGTGACCAGCTCAGCCAACACCGCTTAA
- the csdA gene encoding cysteine desulfurase CsdA, giving the protein MTAQFDIDMIRQQFPALAQQCHGQPLVYLDSAATSQKPQVVIETIRQYYSGHNANVHRGSHSLTAAATAQFEQARTTVQHFIHAAQREEIIWTRGATEALNLIAQTYARQQLQPGDEILVSELEHHANIVPWQIVAEQTGAKVVKLPMRPDCTLDMDAFGRLLTPRTKIVAVAHITNVTGTRNPIESIIAAAHQQGAVVVVDGAQAVVHERINVQALDADFYVFSGHKMFAPAGIGVLYGKRALLDAMPPWHGGGKMVEKVTFDGTTFSGLPGKFEAGTPNVAGSLALATAIDWLNDIDHPAAEAHTHRLRQLAIDGIRDIDGLRIVGLQPDASLFSFVVEGVHHQDIATLLDQQGIALRAGHHCAHPMLDALGLSGTLRVSLALYNTEQDVERFVAALHKACDLL; this is encoded by the coding sequence ATGACTGCGCAATTTGATATCGACATGATTCGCCAACAGTTTCCGGCCCTGGCCCAACAATGTCACGGCCAGCCTCTGGTCTATCTAGACAGTGCCGCCACAAGCCAAAAACCGCAGGTGGTGATCGAGACCATCCGGCAGTACTACAGTGGCCACAACGCCAATGTCCATCGCGGCAGTCACAGCCTGACCGCGGCTGCCACCGCGCAGTTCGAGCAGGCACGCACCACGGTACAACACTTTATCCATGCGGCACAACGGGAAGAGATCATCTGGACCCGCGGCGCGACCGAGGCCCTGAACCTGATAGCCCAGACCTACGCCCGTCAGCAGTTGCAACCGGGCGATGAGATCCTGGTCAGCGAGCTGGAGCACCATGCGAACATCGTGCCGTGGCAAATCGTCGCCGAGCAGACCGGTGCCAAAGTCGTCAAGCTGCCGATGCGACCGGACTGCACCCTGGATATGGATGCCTTTGGGCGCCTGCTGACCCCACGCACCAAGATCGTCGCCGTGGCCCATATCACCAATGTTACCGGCACCCGCAACCCGATTGAGTCCATCATTGCCGCCGCCCACCAGCAAGGTGCGGTGGTCGTCGTTGACGGCGCCCAGGCCGTGGTCCACGAACGCATCAACGTACAAGCGCTGGACGCCGACTTTTATGTATTCTCCGGCCACAAGATGTTCGCCCCGGCCGGGATCGGCGTGCTATACGGCAAACGGGCCCTGCTCGATGCCATGCCACCATGGCACGGCGGCGGCAAGATGGTGGAGAAGGTGACCTTTGACGGCACCACGTTCTCCGGCCTGCCCGGCAAATTTGAAGCCGGCACTCCGAATGTCGCCGGCAGCCTGGCGCTGGCGACCGCGATTGACTGGCTGAACGACATTGATCACCCCGCCGCCGAAGCGCATACTCACCGTCTGCGCCAGTTGGCCATTGACGGGATCCGGGATATCGACGGCTTACGGATTGTCGGCCTGCAACCCGATGCCAGCCTGTTCTCCTTTGTGGTCGAGGGTGTGCATCACCAGGATATCGCCACCCTGCTCGATCAGCAGGGGATCGCCCTGCGCGCCGGCCATCACTGCGCCCACCCGATGCTTGATGCCCTCGGCCTGAGCGGCACGCTGCGGGTATCACTGGCGCTATATAATACCGAACAAGATGTTGAACGCTTTGTCGCCGCACTGCACAAAGCCTGCGATTTACTGTAG
- a CDS encoding alpha/beta fold hydrolase translates to MSELSEYLIDGPSADTAQATFLFAHGAGAGMDHAFMATLAEGLASHGIRVVRFDFPYMVKRREDGKKRPPDRQPKLLLDFQRHIEAFAADGKLVIGGKSMGGRMASLMVTDLAAESPGVSNCRDRVKGVACLGFPFHPPGKPENFRGDHLRDIAVPTLILQGERDTFGTRAEVEGWSYAETVQTAFLPDGDHSFKPRKASGHTEAGNLALAIAQLAAFIKECVEDD, encoded by the coding sequence ATGTCTGAGTTGTCTGAGTATTTGATTGACGGCCCGTCCGCCGACACGGCGCAGGCGACGTTTTTGTTTGCCCACGGCGCCGGTGCAGGAATGGATCATGCGTTTATGGCCACCCTGGCCGAGGGGCTGGCTTCACACGGGATCCGGGTGGTGCGGTTTGATTTTCCGTACATGGTCAAACGCCGGGAAGACGGCAAGAAGCGGCCGCCGGATCGCCAGCCCAAGCTGCTGCTGGATTTTCAGCGCCATATCGAGGCGTTTGCTGCCGATGGCAAGCTGGTGATCGGCGGTAAATCCATGGGCGGGCGGATGGCCAGCCTGATGGTGACAGATCTCGCGGCGGAATCACCGGGCGTGTCCAATTGTCGCGATCGGGTCAAAGGCGTGGCGTGTCTCGGCTTTCCGTTTCATCCGCCTGGTAAACCGGAGAACTTCCGCGGCGATCACCTGCGCGACATTGCGGTCCCGACGCTGATCCTACAGGGGGAGCGGGATACGTTCGGTACCCGCGCCGAAGTCGAAGGCTGGTCTTATGCCGAGACGGTTCAAACTGCGTTTTTGCCCGACGGCGATCACAGCTTCAAACCGCGTAAAGCGTCCGGCCATACGGAAGCGGGCAATCTGGCGCTGGCGATTGCGCAGCTGGCGGCGTTTATCAAGGAATGTGTAGAAGATGATTAA
- a CDS encoding DUF423 domain-containing protein — MINGWSRGLLVLAALSGAVTVSLGAFAAHGLKSHLSPYLLGVFETGVQYQAWHTLAIIACVILARILSSKAVLYAALFFAAGIVLFSGSLYALALTGIKWFGPITPMGGVCFIIGWVVLAVAAWRSA; from the coding sequence ATGATTAATGGATGGAGCCGCGGCTTACTGGTGTTGGCCGCATTGAGCGGGGCGGTGACGGTATCGCTCGGGGCATTTGCGGCCCATGGCCTGAAAAGCCACTTGTCGCCATACTTGTTGGGCGTATTTGAGACCGGGGTGCAGTATCAGGCCTGGCATACCCTGGCGATCATCGCGTGTGTGATCTTGGCACGCATTCTGTCGTCAAAAGCTGTATTATACGCAGCCCTGTTTTTTGCGGCGGGGATTGTGTTGTTCAGCGGCAGTTTGTATGCCCTGGCGCTGACCGGCATCAAGTGGTTTGGCCCCATCACCCCGATGGGCGGCGTCTGTTTTATTATTGGCTGGGTAGTCCTTGCGGTGGCTGCCTGGCGATCAGCTTGA
- a CDS encoding transcriptional regulator GcvA — MSRRLPPLNSLKVFEAAARHLSFTRAAEELFVTQAAVSHQIKALEEFLGLKLFRRRNRSLLLTEEGQSYFLDIKDIFSAISDATDKVLERGSKGALTISLPPSFAIQWLVPRLADFNEQHPDIDVRIKAVDLDEGSLTDDVDVAIYYGRGNWPGLRADKLYQEFLLPVCSPMLLTGPKPLRSLADLKCHTLLHDSSRKEWKTFVRQNNLESVNVNQGPIFSHSTMVLQAAVHGQGIALGNNVLAQPELDAGRLVCPFDEVLVSKNAFYLVCQEKQAETGRIQIFRDWVLAKAAREQEDLPDV, encoded by the coding sequence ATGTCGAGACGTTTACCGCCACTGAATTCACTCAAAGTGTTTGAGGCCGCCGCCCGGCACTTGAGTTTTACTCGGGCAGCTGAAGAATTATTTGTCACACAAGCTGCTGTAAGTCACCAGATTAAAGCCCTGGAGGAATTTTTAGGGCTCAAATTATTTCGTCGGAGAAACCGCTCTTTGCTGCTGACCGAGGAAGGCCAGAGCTATTTTCTCGACATCAAAGACATCTTTTCAGCCATCTCCGACGCCACGGACAAAGTTCTGGAGCGGGGCTCGAAGGGGGCATTAACCATTAGTTTACCTCCGAGTTTTGCCATTCAATGGCTGGTACCGCGTCTGGCTGACTTTAATGAGCAGCATCCGGATATTGATGTGCGGATCAAGGCGGTTGACCTCGACGAGGGCTCCCTGACTGACGATGTGGATGTTGCCATCTACTATGGCCGCGGCAACTGGCCGGGATTACGTGCCGACAAGCTGTACCAGGAGTTTTTGCTGCCGGTGTGCTCGCCGATGCTGCTGACCGGTCCCAAGCCGTTACGCTCGCTGGCCGATCTCAAGTGCCACACCCTGCTGCACGACTCCTCGCGTAAAGAGTGGAAAACTTTTGTCCGCCAGAACAACCTGGAGAGTGTGAACGTCAACCAGGGGCCAATCTTCAGCCACTCCACCATGGTGTTGCAGGCAGCGGTGCACGGCCAGGGGATTGCGCTCGGCAATAACGTGCTGGCACAGCCGGAGCTCGATGCCGGACGTCTGGTCTGCCCGTTTGATGAGGTACTGGTGAGCAAGAATGCGTTCTACCTGGTGTGCCAGGAGAAGCAGGCGGAAACCGGCCGGATCCAGATCTTCCGCGACTGGGTGCTGGCCAAAGCCGCCCGTGAGCAGGAGGATCTGCCGGATGTCTGA
- the rlmM gene encoding 23S rRNA (cytidine(2498)-2'-O)-methyltransferase RlmM yields the protein MNQVLLYCRPGFEKECAGEVQDKANTLELYGFPRVKHNSGYVVFEFYQPGDADQFIQRQPFSELIFARQMMAVMPMLTDLPSDDRISPILEAVADFPRCGDLRVETPDTNEAKELLKFCRKFTVPLRQALRKQGMMYAKDNPKKPVLHLCFIAPGCCFIGYSYTHNNSAFFMGIPRLKFPADAPSRSTLKLEEAFHVFIPREEWETRLASGMWGVDLGACPGGWTYQLVKRSMFVHAVDNGQMAQSLMDTGQVKHHEADGFKFEPPRKNVTWLVCDMVEKPARVAHLMGSWLIKGWAKETIFNLKLPMKGRYDEVLQDIENLKVYLIENGVKFKIQAKHLYHDREEITVHIQRLDNRSAY from the coding sequence GTGAATCAAGTTCTGTTGTACTGCCGTCCCGGCTTCGAGAAGGAATGTGCCGGTGAAGTTCAAGACAAAGCAAATACACTGGAGTTGTATGGCTTTCCGCGCGTCAAGCACAACAGCGGCTATGTGGTGTTTGAGTTTTACCAGCCGGGCGATGCAGACCAGTTTATTCAGCGTCAGCCGTTCTCTGAGCTGATTTTTGCTCGTCAGATGATGGCGGTGATGCCGATGCTGACGGATTTGCCGTCGGATGATCGCATTTCCCCGATCCTGGAAGCAGTGGCGGACTTCCCGCGCTGTGGTGATCTGCGGGTCGAAACGCCGGATACCAACGAAGCCAAAGAGCTGCTGAAGTTCTGCCGTAAATTCACGGTGCCGCTGCGTCAGGCCCTGCGTAAGCAAGGGATGATGTACGCCAAGGACAACCCGAAGAAGCCGGTGCTGCACCTGTGCTTTATCGCCCCGGGCTGCTGCTTTATCGGTTACTCGTACACGCATAACAACTCGGCATTCTTCATGGGGATCCCACGCCTGAAGTTCCCGGCTGATGCGCCGAGCCGCTCGACCCTGAAGCTGGAAGAAGCGTTTCACGTGTTTATTCCGCGCGAGGAGTGGGAAACGCGTCTGGCTTCCGGGATGTGGGGCGTCGACTTGGGTGCTTGCCCGGGTGGCTGGACCTATCAGCTGGTGAAGCGCTCCATGTTCGTTCATGCGGTGGATAACGGCCAGATGGCGCAAAGTCTGATGGATACCGGTCAGGTGAAGCACCATGAAGCGGATGGATTCAAGTTTGAACCGCCGCGCAAGAACGTGACCTGGTTGGTGTGCGACATGGTCGAGAAACCAGCCCGCGTGGCGCACCTGATGGGCAGCTGGCTGATCAAGGGCTGGGCCAAAGAGACCATTTTCAACCTCAAGCTGCCGATGAAAGGCCGTTATGATGAGGTGCTGCAGGATATCGAAAACCTGAAAGTATACCTGATTGAGAACGGGGTGAAATTCAAGATCCAGGCCAAGCATCTGTATCATGACCGTGAAGAAATCACAGTGCATATTCAGCGTCTGGATAATCGCTCAGCGTACTAA